GTACTCGTGCGGTTATTCGATCGAGATCTCGTTGTAAATTTTGCATTGTTGATGCTATTTGGCTAAAAAATTcagcatttattttatcatctttCCTTATTCTTTGCCGACCTCTTTCTTGTTTCGTATCTACATTTATTTCAGTAAGATCATTTGTCTTAGCATGACCATTAATTAACTCTAATGAATTTCCCTTGGTAGTGCTTTGCTGCTTGTTTGCATCATCATCTGAAGTATTAAATGTAATACTTGTTTTCTGAATATTTACAGAAGATTTTATGGCATCTTTTTGTGTTCGATCTGGAGCAGActgtgaaaaatatatataataatttgttattaatatttgtttttatttttgtaagaaaaaacCGTTTGATACTTACTTCAACTGTATCaataaattcttcttcttcaccaTCTGTATCAGGTGGTAAAGGACTTGCACTGTGACTGCTAGCTGGACTTGTTTCTAAGCTACTTGTTATATGTCTTGATGTATTGCAAACTCTATGTGGCGATGTTTCTCTAGATGCTAAATaagtttaagaaaatatatgtcataaaaagaaatattaaaataacttaaaaaaattaatattatattaaagtaaaaataaaaacaaacctAAAGGAGAACCTGACAATGGTGAAGTCGGCTGTGTGCGCATACGATTTAAAACTGGTCCAACAAGCAATTCTAAATCTTCAACAGGTACACTCTCATAAAACGAATCCAAACTACCCAAAAATGTTGCTACATTGTCTGTATATGACATAGTTTCAACTATCTATAccataagaataaaaaaattgtcataTGTTTTTGTAGAAGCATGTAATGTAGTTAAAACTTTCacatactttttttaattcttctacATAATTGTTCATAGCTTCTGTACGACTCATATTGCCTAAACGTTGCCAAGCATCccattttgctttttttattacctccCAAAAACCTGGTTTTGGTTGCTGGCATGGTCCTTCTGTAGCTTGtttgtaataagaataaaaacgtaGCATAATTTCATTGCTAGGTTGGTAAGCTCCTGAAATCATGATTTTTatgtgatataattatatggaatgaaatttatttataatgcttatattaataataataatataactataatttaaaaatatatcaaatcatTTCTTATACTAAGATACTTTCTATATGCTATTACCAAATGTAGAGGTATGAAAAatagtttttatcttttgaacTTTGGTCAATATATAGCGTTTACTGATAATAAGGTATTCACTCTACACAAAGCAGTAATAACAAGTTGAATCATAGACGCATACCATCTTATGACAGAGAAAACAAggcataattttatttttttctttattttgtatcatattatatacgaaatatttgtaaaacgtAATTTGAATactattgtaataaatattaaatagatcaataataataatgatatattccAAATGTAATGACttaaataatagttattaaatatctctttataataatttatattattaacatttgatataataaacttTAATCTTGCTTAATTTACATAACAGTGACATCTACATTTgcattttacattttcaagAATATGAATTGAGATTAAgaatagaatgaaatatatttatactaataAATTAGTAAGTAAAGCACatattttttcctattttttctgatatatgcatatgatatatcacactttcttttttgttattataattgtttaaagtttaatacaaaaaattgtttaattaaatcataCTTTAATTGTATTTGTATTCAACTAATAGAAAAGTTATGATATCTTTCATAAAGACTGATTCATGCATCTCACATTGTTAGAAAGTGAAGTGAGAACATTCACTCATCtttgtagtatatatatagaatgtatTCTCACTTCCCATTgatatctctctcactcgtaataataatctatagtTGATGCTCATAAACTTTATAAAAGAAAGTGTATATCATTTTAGAATTAGTATAATCTTATaagctttattattttatttccactATTTCAAAAGAATTGTAAAACTATGATGTAGAAGATTAGTATATTCAAACCTGTGATACAATTGctaaatacataaaattgtatttaataaatacctgctaagttattactttttatcttgtatatattttatatgatgataatatttcaatacttatatatattgaaattatatattgccaacaaaattaaatgaatgaattgaTTTTCAGTTTTTAATATAGTCaccattaaataaatatgaataattccTGGTAGTTATATATGCAGATTTATTCACATTTAAATGTAGACATAATATAACACTTGACTTTCTTATCCATAGATAGAGTCAATGTTCAAGGATTCATTTGTAGCtgttatattatcaatatatgctatatagatacataaaaaatGGTTACCCTTACAGAtacggaaataataaaaaactttattagaaaatattgttcCATCGtactcattaataattatccttaAATGAGATTTTATTTAGTCATAACGTAAACGAAGAAATTTATGagattatttaataagaaaagttcTCTTAGTATTTTTTCTACTCCTAACGATTGACGTCGATAGACAAGAaacgtatgtatttaaattatcAGCATCATAGTTATCAGtttcgtaaattttttattatagattgtAACAAATATGAATAACGAAattgaaaatgttatataGCAGACTTTATAAAAAGTAACTTTTCGTATTGTTTATACTATGCGATCAAGGACAATGTGCTTCGTTCGATTTGCCGTATGCGTAGTAGACACTCGTTAATTTGAAGTTAACGGATAAATCTACATATGCTACGATCGCTAAATAAATTACCGTTTTTTGGCAAGCTCCTAATTACGTTCACAGCCGCGTTAAACTTCTCTTCCGTCGTCATGTtaaaattttcgttattagaGCTCCAAAAATTGTACTTCGCTTGTTATGTCCCAACGTTTCTATTGTCAATTTTCCTTCTTGATTGGAGGAATGACGACACACACAAGATTGAGGATTTAAAGAGCGAAAATTCACAGCATAACTTACAAATCAACGTACGGAAGAGAGTAACTGCTGTAAACTGTGCAAGAACTCGCCGTCCACGAGTGACAAATTACCGATTAGTGATTGGCGATCGTCCGGTAATCGTACGTCTCCAGCCTTGACGCATGCGTATATCACTACTTTCTGTCGATTATGTGACGATGCGGTTTTTTAATCGGCGTCGCGCCCCGACCGTCATGAAAATTACTACaaatgtttttatcgttgttcatacaaataattgaaaggcttgaaatatttcatctaATCTTTTTCGTAGAATGTATgcttatattttatgatttatataatgatagtatttttgataattatatttaataaaatactatATGCTAATAGTCGATAAGaactcattaattttttttatttattaatacgtttattaatgcgtttcgatttattatatatttacgcaAACTTCCTGTTCTTGTTTAACAGAGTAAGTTCTTAATGAACGCAAATTtactgatatttttataacaaattttctttctcattttaaggaactattattgatatactatcattaaagattttgttgtaaattataaagtttattgatagaaaaaaacagTTGCAAATACATAGaagtacaaatttttatatttgatacgACCAATTAAGtattactatattaactaTTTCATAGTTAGCAAACACAATATTTAGcttataacaattaattaatactaagctattttaattttactttttatttataaaaaatacaattttatacttataaCTGAATCTGTAACTATTTTTGTTTACTCTATTTCACATTGATAAATCTCACATAGttacataaaatttaacacaaatgtaataattattgcattgtattaacaaaatatatgaaataaattttgatgataaaagcaacgaagaaatatttaacaagaCATATGCCTTTAACTTTTatgcatataattataaattggaAAATGAAAGCAGgcatttgtattttatataaacaagaATTATACTTACGATTATAGCAATGCAATATTCTATTGCACTGGTATTTGCTTATAAATTAGCAAAGcacttttattataaattttattatttaagcaTAATTAActtcaaaaataattctcttaaAATAGATAACAGATCTATGAgttaaaatctaaaaatatcTATGTTAAATCCATAATTcaatttgtaaagaaaaattagcaaatatcattgaacttattgaagtataaaatcaaattgtaaaaattaatattacgatatgTTTTATCAAAGTTAACTAATTGTACAATGTGCAGGAGTTAGCTTGTTTGTTTTGATTGAATGAGCAGCCTCTGTTGATGTTGTACCTGTTGAAGTTAAAGATTCTCTGCGTTTAATTACTGAAGGCATGCTTCCTGTAGTATCTAAAAATTCATCTTCATCCGAATcaatctctttatctttaagaTTTCCAAACTGTTTTCTCGGTATTATTTCACGTATATATCGTTCGATCATATTTTGATTGTAGCCATTGACATTATCATTGTTTGTTGAAAATGGTGAAATTTCAGTTGTTTTCTTTAgtccgttattattttgttcaatGTACATTCTTTGAAGTTCTGCTAAAGCCTCGTCCATAAAACGCACATTTTGCTGTTTacaatcgattatattatcaaaatattctaTAGATTTAGTATCTTTTACTACCTCATTAGGCTTatcttttgatatttctttatttaatatagaagTAGTAAAAACCATAGGAAAGGCAGACTTTTGTGATGCTGGTTCAATATGCAATGAGGATTTGTATATATTGGGTTCTTCACTTACTGGTTCagtagaataaattttattatgatcaCTTGGACATCCTCTACGAACATCtagtttttcttcctttatttctgaAGGTAACTGAACATTTGTTTTCGGAGCAATATAAACATTCTGGTTTCTTTCTTGTTCCATGAATTGTTTACTTTGAGCAGGAAGATTCCTCCATCTTGTGCTATTCATTACAAGTTGAGCTAATTGCTGAATTGTTTGTTTGGGTACTACTTTATGAGGCTCTTCCGAATTTATAGCATGTGTTACTAATTTAGCTGGTGTAGATGTATCACATGGTACGTAGCATGGTTGAATATTTGATTGATTCAACTGTcgtaaatattcataatgttCACCTTGGCCAGCAAgtaaattatcatttattatttttttaaagttacttttatttgaatttgaaGAGTTAAAACGACTTGTAAATGGTTCTGACGTTTGTCGTTCTGTTTCTAAGAAAGCAGCTGTAAGAATCATTGCTGCTGTAGGCTCTCTTtgtgtaaataattttctccGTGCATTTAAACTTTGTCTCATGCTTTGCTGAAGTCTTGCACTCTCAACTTTCTCTTCAATttgtctttctatttctaaaaatttagtcgtttcaattattaatgtatttatatcaaatttcaTGTTTCCAACTTCTTTAGCAATACGTCTCTCTGCCGAAGATTGTGTTCGTGTTTCTGCATTGAAGACAGGTTGCAGTCCCAATCTTTGTTGAGCTTTGACAAATGGAGATTGCGATACAGGTCCCAATTTTGACCAAATTGTGCCCGGTTTTTTTGATGGACTGGTAATTGGTGAAACAATACCAGGTCTTGTCAATATAGGATTCTTATTGATCAGCTCTACATTAGAGCTTGGTATTGTACAAGGTACACGACATGGTTTTGGAGGAACTAAATCCAATTTTGGAGGAACCACTCCTGGTTTTGGTGGTGGATCTAAAGATATTATAGCTGGTTCTTTAGAAGATAGCTGATTTTGTTGTTCTTCGTCTGCATTCTTATTAAGAACTTTAGCATGAACaacatttaataaatgatCTAAACGACTTTCTAGTCTACTTTGTCgatctctatctatatctaaaaATTTAGATACCATATCATTTTGTGCTGCAAGTatctaaaacaaaattataaaataaatatacatgaaattatatacataaatgtaatcaaattaataatgaaaatattaatgtaaaaccTTATTAACAACATCATTTTGGGTATTAATTGCACTAAACACAAGTTGCTCCAACTTCTgtgccttcttttttctcagtGGAATGTTTGGCATATTCTCTGTATTTACAGCtctatcttttaatttattatcattttccgATGGAGTAAGTGAATCTATTGAGCAATCCAATAAAaggttatcatcattataagtTGCATTATTTGTTACTACTGAAATTTCAGGATTTGCTTGAGTAAAATTATCTATTTGTAATGAACGATTATATGTCTCATTTAAATTATGcaattttgtttcgttttctgTTTGACAGAAAGCTACATTTAAATTTGGTGTTACATCTAATGAATAATTAGGAGATCCATATTGTTTTGCATCTATTGTAGCAGATATTGGAACAGTATCTTGATAAGATCTGTAAATACCTGATGCTACATTTTGtccataaataattttttgtggTTCTTGTGGCATTGCTCTGTTATTTGTCATTATAGTTTGATGTAACTGGTTATGTTGCCTTAAAATATTAGGATTTATAATAGGTAAAGTAGCAGTGTGTGCTGCATCATTAATAAAGTGTGGCATTCTTtcttgatttatattattttgaaaatttaaaccAGGAACAAACATATTTTGTTGCTGCATTTGATTCCATATATGGTTTTGTAGGAAATTCTGATTTTGTTGCATATTTTCttgtattatttgattttgcaCATTCTGTACACTATTTTGATATGGAATATCCCCAGATGGATAACTAGAAAATATGTTTTGTTTACTTTCTTCATGGATTGGCTCTTCTATAGAAGCAGAAATGCATTGatcctttgtttttctttcttgcatAGAAGTATTAACAGCAACATCTCTTGTAGGAGAAAGGACACCATAGGGACGAGCTATGATAGTTTCATTTGATTCTGGAGAATCAGGATATTCATATTCACctgatattatgattataatttagataattctagaatatttttatatattaaattaaaata
The genomic region above belongs to Vespa crabro chromosome 2, iyVesCrab1.2, whole genome shotgun sequence and contains:
- the LOC124421879 gene encoding acyl-CoA-binding domain-containing protein 4 translates to MTTEEKFNAAVNVIRSLPKNGAYQPSNEIMLRFYSYYKQATEGPCQQPKPGFWEVIKKAKWDAWQRLGNMSRTEAMNNYVEELKKIVETMSYTDNVATFLGSLDSFYESVPVEDLELLVGPVLNRMRTQPTSPLSGSPLASRETSPHRVCNTSRHITSSLETSPASSHSASPLPPDTDGEEEEFIDTVESAPDRTQKDAIKSSVNIQKTSITFNTSDDDANKQQSTTKGNSLELINGHAKTNDLTEINVDTKQERGRQRIRKDDKINAEFFSQIASTMQNLQRDLDRITARVRSLEGQALQALSPLREQNNNRFYPKWWPFPECSPRMFTLLILWPFVAQILISLTQRYRQRRL
- the LOC124422391 gene encoding uncharacterized protein LOC124422391 isoform X4; translation: MKKKGYNVSANQCRSRMKQVLICYREAKKAGTRADVEQYYELIDKVSKSKRLENNIDSGIDTVDIATNIKSLSKDIKSSKNLQMRHMFQEPVQSFLRTEALSPTWTIGREYEYPDSPESNETIIARPYGVLSPTRDVAVNTSMQERKTKDQCISASIEEPIHEESKQNIFSSYPSGDIPYQNSVQNVQNQIIQENMQQNQNFLQNHIWNQMQQQNMFVPGLNFQNNINQERMPHFINDAAHTATLPIINPNILRQHNQLHQTIMTNNRAMPQEPQKIIYGQNVASGIYRSYQDTVPISATIDAKQYGSPNYSLDVTPNLNVAFCQTENETKLHNLNETYNRSLQIDNFTQANPEISVVTNNATYNDDNLLLDCSIDSLTPSENDNKLKDRAVNTENMPNIPLRKKKAQKLEQLVFSAINTQNDVVNKILAAQNDMVSKFLDIDRDRQSRLESRLDHLLNVVHAKVLNKNADEEQQNQLSSKEPAIISLDPPPKPGVVPPKLDLVPPKPCRVPCTIPSSNVELINKNPILTRPGIVSPITSPSKKPGTIWSKLGPVSQSPFVKAQQRLGLQPVFNAETRTQSSAERRIAKEVGNMKFDINTLIIETTKFLEIERQIEEKVESARLQQSMRQSLNARRKLFTQREPTAAMILTAAFLETERQTSEPFTSRFNSSNSNKSNFKKIINDNLLAGQGEHYEYLRQLNQSNIQPCYVPCDTSTPAKLVTHAINSEEPHKVVPKQTIQQLAQLVMNSTRWRNLPAQSKQFMEQERNQNVYIAPKTNVQLPSEIKEEKLDVRRGCPSDHNKIYSTEPVSEEPNIYKSSLHIEPASQKSAFPMVFTTSILNKEISKDKPNEVVKDTKSIEYFDNIIDCKQQNVRFMDEALAELQRMYIEQNNNGLKKTTEISPFSTNNDNVNGYNQNMIERYIREIIPRKQFGNLKDKEIDSDEDEFLDTTGSMPSVIKRRESLTSTGTTSTEAAHSIKTNKLTPAHCTIS
- the LOC124422391 gene encoding uncharacterized protein LOC124422391 isoform X2 codes for the protein MDNTENIPKYKWTPESTSLLVSIWSDNQVQKQFEYATKTKLIWESVARYMKKKGYNVSANQCRSRMKQVLICYREAKKAGTRADVEQYYELIDKVSKSKRLENNIDSGIDTVDIATNIKSLSKDIKSSKNLQMRHMFQEPVQSFLRTEALSPTWTIGQSNETIIARPYGVLSPTRDVAVNTSMQERKTKDQCISASIEEPIHEESKQNIFSSYPSGDIPYQNSVQNVQNQIIQENMQQNQNFLQNHIWNQMQQQNMFVPGLNFQNNINQERMPHFINDAAHTATLPIINPNILRQHNQLHQTIMTNNRAMPQEPQKIIYGQNVASGIYRSYQDTVPISATIDAKQYGSPNYSLDVTPNLNVAFCQTENETKLHNLNETYNRSLQIDNFTQANPEISVVTNNATYNDDNLLLDCSIDSLTPSENDNKLKDRAVNTENMPNIPLRKKKAQKLEQLVFSAINTQNDVVNKILAAQNDMVSKFLDIDRDRQSRLESRLDHLLNVVHAKVLNKNADEEQQNQLSSKEPAIISLDPPPKPGVVPPKLDLVPPKPCRVPCTIPSSNVELINKNPILTRPGIVSPITSPSKKPGTIWSKLGPVSQSPFVKAQQRLGLQPVFNAETRTQSSAERRIAKEVGNMKFDINTLIIETTKFLEIERQIEEKVESARLQQSMRQSLNARRKLFTQREPTAAMILTAAFLETERQTSEPFTSRFNSSNSNKSNFKKIINDNLLAGQGEHYEYLRQLNQSNIQPCYVPCDTSTPAKLVTHAINSEEPHKVVPKQTIQQLAQLVMNSTRWRNLPAQSKQFMEQERNQNVYIAPKTNVQLPSEIKEEKLDVRRGCPSDHNKIYSTEPVSEEPNIYKSSLHIEPASQKSAFPMVFTTSILNKEISKDKPNEVVKDTKSIEYFDNIIDCKQQNVRFMDEALAELQRMYIEQNNNGLKKTTEISPFSTNNDNVNGYNQNMIERYIREIIPRKQFGNLKDKEIDSDEDEFLDTTGSMPSVIKRRESLTSTGTTSTEAAHSIKTNKLTPAHCTIS
- the LOC124422391 gene encoding uncharacterized protein LOC124422391 isoform X3, translating into MDNTENIPKYKWTPESTSLLVSIWSDNQVQKQFEYATKTKLIWESVARYMKKKGYNVSANQCRSRMKQVLICYREAKKADIATNIKSLSKDIKSSKNLQMRHMFQEPVQSFLRTEALSPTWTIGREYEYPDSPESNETIIARPYGVLSPTRDVAVNTSMQERKTKDQCISASIEEPIHEESKQNIFSSYPSGDIPYQNSVQNVQNQIIQENMQQNQNFLQNHIWNQMQQQNMFVPGLNFQNNINQERMPHFINDAAHTATLPIINPNILRQHNQLHQTIMTNNRAMPQEPQKIIYGQNVASGIYRSYQDTVPISATIDAKQYGSPNYSLDVTPNLNVAFCQTENETKLHNLNETYNRSLQIDNFTQANPEISVVTNNATYNDDNLLLDCSIDSLTPSENDNKLKDRAVNTENMPNIPLRKKKAQKLEQLVFSAINTQNDVVNKILAAQNDMVSKFLDIDRDRQSRLESRLDHLLNVVHAKVLNKNADEEQQNQLSSKEPAIISLDPPPKPGVVPPKLDLVPPKPCRVPCTIPSSNVELINKNPILTRPGIVSPITSPSKKPGTIWSKLGPVSQSPFVKAQQRLGLQPVFNAETRTQSSAERRIAKEVGNMKFDINTLIIETTKFLEIERQIEEKVESARLQQSMRQSLNARRKLFTQREPTAAMILTAAFLETERQTSEPFTSRFNSSNSNKSNFKKIINDNLLAGQGEHYEYLRQLNQSNIQPCYVPCDTSTPAKLVTHAINSEEPHKVVPKQTIQQLAQLVMNSTRWRNLPAQSKQFMEQERNQNVYIAPKTNVQLPSEIKEEKLDVRRGCPSDHNKIYSTEPVSEEPNIYKSSLHIEPASQKSAFPMVFTTSILNKEISKDKPNEVVKDTKSIEYFDNIIDCKQQNVRFMDEALAELQRMYIEQNNNGLKKTTEISPFSTNNDNVNGYNQNMIERYIREIIPRKQFGNLKDKEIDSDEDEFLDTTGSMPSVIKRRESLTSTGTTSTEAAHSIKTNKLTPAHCTIS
- the LOC124422391 gene encoding uncharacterized protein LOC124422391 isoform X5, which gives rise to MDNTENIPKYKWTPESTSLLVSIWSDNQVQKQFEYATKTKLIWESVARYMKKKGYNVSANQCRSRMKQVLICYREAKKAGTRADVEQYYELIDKVSKSKRLENNIDSGIDTVDIATNIKSLSKDIKSSKNLQMRHMFQEPVQSFLRTEALSPTWTIGREYEYPDSPESNETIIARPYGVLSPTRDVAVNTSMQERKTKDQCISASIEEPIHEESKQNIFSSYPSGDIPYQNSVQNVQNQIIQENMQQNQNFLQNHIWNQMQQQNMFVPGLNFQNNINQERMPHFINDAAHTATLPIINPNILRQHNQLHQTIMTNNRAMPQEPQKIIYGQNVASDSLTPSENDNKLKDRAVNTENMPNIPLRKKKAQKLEQLVFSAINTQNDVVNKILAAQNDMVSKFLDIDRDRQSRLESRLDHLLNVVHAKVLNKNADEEQQNQLSSKEPAIISLDPPPKPGVVPPKLDLVPPKPCRVPCTIPSSNVELINKNPILTRPGIVSPITSPSKKPGTIWSKLGPVSQSPFVKAQQRLGLQPVFNAETRTQSSAERRIAKEVGNMKFDINTLIIETTKFLEIERQIEEKVESARLQQSMRQSLNARRKLFTQREPTAAMILTAAFLETERQTSEPFTSRFNSSNSNKSNFKKIINDNLLAGQGEHYEYLRQLNQSNIQPCYVPCDTSTPAKLVTHAINSEEPHKVVPKQTIQQLAQLVMNSTRWRNLPAQSKQFMEQERNQNVYIAPKTNVQLPSEIKEEKLDVRRGCPSDHNKIYSTEPVSEEPNIYKSSLHIEPASQKSAFPMVFTTSILNKEISKDKPNEVVKDTKSIEYFDNIIDCKQQNVRFMDEALAELQRMYIEQNNNGLKKTTEISPFSTNNDNVNGYNQNMIERYIREIIPRKQFGNLKDKEIDSDEDEFLDTTGSMPSVIKRRESLTSTGTTSTEAAHSIKTNKLTPAHCTIS
- the LOC124422391 gene encoding uncharacterized protein LOC124422391 isoform X1 produces the protein MDNTENIPKYKWTPESTSLLVSIWSDNQVQKQFEYATKTKLIWESVARYMKKKGYNVSANQCRSRMKQVLICYREAKKAGTRADVEQYYELIDKVSKSKRLENNIDSGIDTVDIATNIKSLSKDIKSSKNLQMRHMFQEPVQSFLRTEALSPTWTIGREYEYPDSPESNETIIARPYGVLSPTRDVAVNTSMQERKTKDQCISASIEEPIHEESKQNIFSSYPSGDIPYQNSVQNVQNQIIQENMQQNQNFLQNHIWNQMQQQNMFVPGLNFQNNINQERMPHFINDAAHTATLPIINPNILRQHNQLHQTIMTNNRAMPQEPQKIIYGQNVASGIYRSYQDTVPISATIDAKQYGSPNYSLDVTPNLNVAFCQTENETKLHNLNETYNRSLQIDNFTQANPEISVVTNNATYNDDNLLLDCSIDSLTPSENDNKLKDRAVNTENMPNIPLRKKKAQKLEQLVFSAINTQNDVVNKILAAQNDMVSKFLDIDRDRQSRLESRLDHLLNVVHAKVLNKNADEEQQNQLSSKEPAIISLDPPPKPGVVPPKLDLVPPKPCRVPCTIPSSNVELINKNPILTRPGIVSPITSPSKKPGTIWSKLGPVSQSPFVKAQQRLGLQPVFNAETRTQSSAERRIAKEVGNMKFDINTLIIETTKFLEIERQIEEKVESARLQQSMRQSLNARRKLFTQREPTAAMILTAAFLETERQTSEPFTSRFNSSNSNKSNFKKIINDNLLAGQGEHYEYLRQLNQSNIQPCYVPCDTSTPAKLVTHAINSEEPHKVVPKQTIQQLAQLVMNSTRWRNLPAQSKQFMEQERNQNVYIAPKTNVQLPSEIKEEKLDVRRGCPSDHNKIYSTEPVSEEPNIYKSSLHIEPASQKSAFPMVFTTSILNKEISKDKPNEVVKDTKSIEYFDNIIDCKQQNVRFMDEALAELQRMYIEQNNNGLKKTTEISPFSTNNDNVNGYNQNMIERYIREIIPRKQFGNLKDKEIDSDEDEFLDTTGSMPSVIKRRESLTSTGTTSTEAAHSIKTNKLTPAHCTIS